The following nucleotide sequence is from Acidimicrobiales bacterium.
GGACAGCGAGTGGCGCACGGTGTTGCGGAAGTCCAGCGGCCCCTTGCGCCCGTGGCGCCGCTTGCGGGCCAGCCGCACCGCCAGCTTGCGGGTCAGGGGCTGGATCGCCTTGCGCAGCTGACCCAGCTCCTCCCGCGTGGCGTGCATGAAGTCCACGTTCTCCGGCAGGGGCTTGCGCAGGGTCTTGGCCATGGCCTCGGCGCCGCGGTCGGCCACCAGGCGCCGGCGGATCTCCGCCTCCACCTCCTTGCGCAGCTGGTCGATGCGGATCTCGTACTCGTCGCGCGTCAGGCGCTCCTCGAGCGGGGTGAGCCCGCCGTCGGCCTCCTCCTGCGCCGCCTCCATCAACCGGGCCATCAGGCCCTCGAGGTCGAGGTTCCGCAGGGTGCGGTACAGGTAGTAGGTGCCCCCGACCGGGCGCCCCGGCTCCATCCCGGCGTAGCGCGTGACCGCCTCCCGGGAGATGGCGCGCATCATCGCCTGGTCGTCGCGCATCATGGCCTTGAAGAGGATCTCGGCCAGCTCCTCCTGCGTCAGGCCCTCCATGGCCCCGCCGCCGGGCCGCTGCTCCCCGCCCATCCGGGCCTGGGCCTGGTCGGCGGCGGCGTCGGCCTGGGCGTCGGGGTCCTCGATGCTCCACTGCGGGCCCCGCAGCGAGAAGTAGACGTCGAAGACGGTCTCGAAGGTGCGCCAGTGGGCGTTGCTCTTGACGAGGGTGGCCGCCAGCGCGTACTTGAAGGCGTCGCGGTCCTCGATGGGGATGTGCTGCACCGCCTCCATGGCGTCGAGGTTCTCGGTGAGCGACACCGGCAGGCCGGCGGAGCGGAGCTCCCCGATGAAGCCGGTCAGGACGTCGAGCAACGGCCGGGCCGGCTCAGGCGGTCTGGGCCACGGACAGCTCTTTGGCCGCCTTGACGATGTCGCTCTGGTACTTGAGCAGGATGTGGAGGGTCGCGGTGGCCTCCTCCGTCCCGATGGAGTTGATCCCCAGCAGCACGAGGGTGCGGGCCCAGTCGATGGTCTCCGACACCGACGGATGCTTCTTGAGCTCCAGGGCGCGCAGCGAGCGCACGATGCGCACGATCTGGTCGGCCAGCTGCTCCTCGACCTCCGGGACGCGGGTGAGGACGATCTCCTTCTCCCGCTGCAGGTCGGGGTAGTCGAGGTGGAGGTACAAGCAGCGCCGCTTGAGGGCCTCGGACAGCTCCCGGGTGTTGTTCGACGTGAGGAAGACCAGCGGGATCTGGGCCGCCGTCACCGTGCCGAGCTCCGGGATCGACACCTGGTAGTCGGAGAGGATCTCGAGGAGGAGGGCCTCGGTCTCCACCTCGACCCGGTCGACCTCGTCGATCAGCAGGACCACCGGCTCTTCGGCCCGGATGGCCTCGAGCAGCGGGCGGGTGAGGAGGAAGTCCTCGCTGAAGATGTCGTCCTCGATGCCCGACCACGTCTTGTCGGACTGCGCCGCCGCCTCCTCCGTGACCCGCTGGGCCTGGATGCGCAGGAGCTGCTTCTTGTAGTTCCACTCGTAGAGGGCCTTGGACTCGTCGAGGCCCTCGTAGCACTGGAGGCGGATGAGACGGGAGCCGGTCATGCTGGCCACGCTCTTGGCCAGCTCGGTCTTGCCCGTCCCGGCCGGGCCCTCGATCAGCACCGGCTTGCCCAGCCGGTCGGCGAGGTACACGACCCCGGCGATGCCGTCGTCGGCCAGGTAGTCGACGCTGCGCAGGCCCTCGCGGACATCGCGTACCCCCGGGAACCGTGGGGTCCCTACGGTTGCGGTCTGGCTCACTCGCGTACCTGCCCTTCTCCGTTCACGACGTATTTGACAGTGGTCAACTCGCGTAGCCCCATCGGGCCGCGAGCGTGCAGCTTCTGGGTGCTGATTCCGATCTCGGCGCCGAACCCGAACTCCTCGCCGTCGGTGAACCGGGTGGACGCGTTCACCACGACGACGGCGGCGTCGACCTCGCGGGTGAAGCGCTCGGCGGCTGCCAGCTCCGACGTCACGATGGCCTCGGTGTGCCCGGAGCCGTGGCGGCGGATGTGGTCCACGGCGTCGTCGATCCCGTCCACGACCGCCACGCTCATCTTGAGGGCCAGGAACTCGGCCGAGAAGTCCTCGTCGGAGGCGGCGGTCATGGCCGGCACGAGGCGGCACGCCCGGTCGTCGCCGACCAGCTCCACCCCTTCCAGGGCGGCCGCCACCTCGGGCAGGAAGCGGTCGGCCACCGCCACGTCCACCAGCAGCGACTCGGCGGCGTTGCACACCCCCGGGCGCTGGGTCTTGGCGTTGACGACGATGGCCCGGGCCATGGCGAGGTCGGCCGAGGCGTGGACGTACACATGGCAGTTGCCGTCCCCGTCGATCACGTAGGGCACGGTGGCGTGCTCGAGGACGCTGGCGATGAGCGACGGGCCGCCCCGCGGCACCAGGCAGTCGACCAGGCCGCGCAGGCGCATGAACTCCACCGCCGCCTCCCGGCTGGTGTCCTCGACGAGGATCACGGCGTCCTCGGGCAGGCCCGCCTTGGCCGCCCCCTCCCGCAGCCGGGCGGTGATGGCCCGGTTCGACTCCAGCGCCCCCGACGAGCCCCGGAGGAAGGCGGCGTTGCCCGCCTTGAGGCACAGCCCGGCCGCGTCGCTCGTGACGTTGGGGCGGTTCTCGTAGATCACCGCCACCACCCCGAGGGGGACGCGCACCCGCTGGATGCGCAGCCCGTTGGGCCGGACCCAGCCGTCGAGCACCTCCCCGACCGGGTCGGCCAGGGTCGCCACCTTGCGCAGCCCGTCGGCCATGGACTGGACCCGGCGGTCGTCGAGGCGCAGACGGTCGACGGCGGCGCCGTCCAGGCCGGCGGCGGTGGCGGCCGCCACGTCGGCGGCGTTGGCCTCGAGGATCTCCCCGGTGCCGTTCACCAGCAGCTCGGCGGCGGCGGTGAGGGCGGCATCCCTGGCGCCGGAGCTGGCCGTGGCCACGTGGCGGGAGGCCGCCTGGGCCCTCCGGCCCAGCTCGACCATCTGAACCGCGGCGCCCACCCGCCGAGGTTACCCACAATCTTGACCGAGCGGTCTAGTTCGCGACCGCCCCGCCGGCGCTGTGACCTCGGACACCCCGGACGCACCCGGGCCCCTGCCCGCCTACGATTCGTGCCATGTTCAAGCTCCTGCGGCGGTCGTGGCGCTACCTGACCGCGGCGCTCACCGGCAAGTTCAACGAGGTCGCCGATCCGAAGGTCCAGCTCGAGCAGGCGATCGCTGAGGCGCAGGAGCAGCACCGGCGCCTGACCGAGCAGGCCGCCAACGTCATCGCCAACCAGAAGCAGACCGAGCTCCGGCTCAACCGGGCCATGGAGGAGCTGGAGAAGGTGAACTCGTCGGCCCGCCAGGCGGTGCTGATGGCCGACGACGCCGCCAAGACCGGCGACGCCGCCAAGTCCGCCGAGTACACCCGGGCGGCCGAGGCCTTCGCCAACCGGCTGGTGGCAGTGGAGTCCGAGGTCCAGTCGTTGAAGACCCTCAGCCTGCAGTCGGCGCAGGCGGCCGACCAGGCCAAGCAGGCCGTGACCCAGAACTCGTCGGCCCTGCAGCAGAAGCTGACCGAGCGCCAGAAGCTGATGTCCCAGCTCGACCAGGCCAAGATGCAGGAGCAGGTCAACGCGGCCATGGACTCCCTCTCGGCCACCGTGGGCCAGGACACCCCGACCCTCGAGGAGGTCCGCCTCAAGATCGAGGCGCGCTACGCCAAGGCCCTCGGGCACGCCGAGCTGTCGGGCCAGACCGTCGAGGCCCGGATGCTCGAGGTCGAGAGTGCGAAGGCCAGCGCCGAGGCGTCGGCCCGCCTCGATCAGATCAAGGCCCAGCTGGGCATCGGGCCCGGGGCGGGCGGGGCCCCCGCTGCCCCCGCCCCCGCCCCCGCCGAGGCGGAGACGCCGGCCGACGCCAAGGGCTCCTGACCCGGCGCTGAGCCGCTAGCCGGCCCGGTCCACCAGCACCACCAGGTCGTCCCGGTGGACGACCTCGGGGGGACCGTCGGCGGGCAGGTCGGCGGTGCGCCGCCCGATCCGGCCGGCCAGGGCGGAGCTGCCGTGGCTCACCAGGCCCTTGGCGAACACCCGGCCGGTGGCGTCGGTGATCTCCACCGCCGCCTCGGCGTCGAACGACCCGTGCACCGCCGCCACCCCGGCGGGCAGCAGGGAGGTGCCCCGCTCCACCAGGGCCTGGCGGGCGCCGTCGTCGACCACGATCGTCCCGGCCGCCCCCACGGCAAAGGCGATCCACAGCTTCCGCGCCGGTAGCCGCCGGTCCCTCGGCCGCACGACCGTGCCCAGGCCCGCCTCCCCCGCCACCGCCGCGGGCAGCAGACCGGGCCGCCGGGCCGAGGCGATGATCGTGCGCACGCCCGACCAGGCCGCCATCCGGGCCGCGGCCAGCTTGGAGGCCATGCCCCCGCTCCCCCGCTCCGACCCCGCCCCGCCCGCCGCGGCCTCCAGCTGGTGGTCGACCTCGATGACCTCCTCGATGAGGGAGGCGGCGTCGTGGGTGCGGGGGTCGGCGGTGAACAGGCCGGCGGTGTCGGTCAT
It contains:
- a CDS encoding MoxR family ATPase; this translates as MSQTATVGTPRFPGVRDVREGLRSVDYLADDGIAGVVYLADRLGKPVLIEGPAGTGKTELAKSVASMTGSRLIRLQCYEGLDESKALYEWNYKKQLLRIQAQRVTEEAAAQSDKTWSGIEDDIFSEDFLLTRPLLEAIRAEEPVVLLIDEVDRVEVETEALLLEILSDYQVSIPELGTVTAAQIPLVFLTSNNTRELSEALKRRCLYLHLDYPDLQREKEIVLTRVPEVEEQLADQIVRIVRSLRALELKKHPSVSETIDWARTLVLLGINSIGTEEATATLHILLKYQSDIVKAAKELSVAQTA
- a CDS encoding glutamate-5-semialdehyde dehydrogenase; amino-acid sequence: MGAAVQMVELGRRAQAASRHVATASSGARDAALTAAAELLVNGTGEILEANAADVAAATAAGLDGAAVDRLRLDDRRVQSMADGLRKVATLADPVGEVLDGWVRPNGLRIQRVRVPLGVVAVIYENRPNVTSDAAGLCLKAGNAAFLRGSSGALESNRAITARLREGAAKAGLPEDAVILVEDTSREAAVEFMRLRGLVDCLVPRGGPSLIASVLEHATVPYVIDGDGNCHVYVHASADLAMARAIVVNAKTQRPGVCNAAESLLVDVAVADRFLPEVAAALEGVELVGDDRACRLVPAMTAASDEDFSAEFLALKMSVAVVDGIDDAVDHIRRHGSGHTEAIVTSELAAAERFTREVDAAVVVVNASTRFTDGEEFGFGAEIGISTQKLHARGPMGLRELTTVKYVVNGEGQVRE
- a CDS encoding VWA domain-containing protein, producing the protein MLDVLTGFIGELRSAGLPVSLTENLDAMEAVQHIPIEDRDAFKYALAATLVKSNAHWRTFETVFDVYFSLRGPQWSIEDPDAQADAAADQAQARMGGEQRPGGGAMEGLTQEELAEILFKAMMRDDQAMMRAISREAVTRYAGMEPGRPVGGTYYLYRTLRNLDLEGLMARLMEAAQEEADGGLTPLEERLTRDEYEIRIDQLRKEVEAEIRRRLVADRGAEAMAKTLRKPLPENVDFMHATREELGQLRKAIQPLTRKLAVRLARKRRHGRKGPLDFRNTVRHSLSYGGVPAEPKFKYPRPAKPEIVVVADISGSVAAFARFTLHLVHAISSQFSRVRSFVFVDGIDEVTRYFEGIEDITEAIHKVNTEADVIWVDGHSDYGHAFEVFWDRWGKEMNPKTSVLLLGDARNNYHASQAWVVKELRKKARHVYWLNPEPRSYWDTGDSIVSEYASHCDGVFECRNLKQLEAFVEHLA
- a CDS encoding PspA/IM30 family protein, which produces MFKLLRRSWRYLTAALTGKFNEVADPKVQLEQAIAEAQEQHRRLTEQAANVIANQKQTELRLNRAMEELEKVNSSARQAVLMADDAAKTGDAAKSAEYTRAAEAFANRLVAVESEVQSLKTLSLQSAQAADQAKQAVTQNSSALQQKLTERQKLMSQLDQAKMQEQVNAAMDSLSATVGQDTPTLEEVRLKIEARYAKALGHAELSGQTVEARMLEVESAKASAEASARLDQIKAQLGIGPGAGGAPAAPAPAPAEAETPADAKGS
- the proB gene encoding glutamate 5-kinase; this encodes MIVVAKIGTSSITDPGGEVDRAAVEKLAAEVAALRGQRHRVVVVSSGAVAAGLPALGLSGARPSDIATLQAVSAVGQSRLMRVYDDVLAAHHLVGGQVLLAPLDFVHRQQYLHARQTLLRLLDLGVVPVVNENDAVADDELRFGDNDRLAALVANLVGADLLVLMTDTAGLFTADPRTHDAASLIEEVIEVDHQLEAAAGGAGSERGSGGMASKLAAARMAAWSGVRTIIASARRPGLLPAAVAGEAGLGTVVRPRDRRLPARKLWIAFAVGAAGTIVVDDGARQALVERGTSLLPAGVAAVHGSFDAEAAVEITDATGRVFAKGLVSHGSSALAGRIGRRTADLPADGPPEVVHRDDLVVLVDRAG